In Pectinophora gossypiella chromosome 5, ilPecGoss1.1, whole genome shotgun sequence, a genomic segment contains:
- the LOC126367183 gene encoding uncharacterized protein LOC126367183: protein MRELNEKAEKFQVYALRDNVQKHMDQLRNKLDFMTEICGEARTTDNEKVTRLELPCISCNTPARGAMGEPNFLGPRPPTLGSDKDDCASFLEKGKEGKKVEEEKEKEGGAGDQVRKVCYKFEPIPHQIHPRARICAKICGGPAPKLDVDESEDISSTITVQAIRKDKGPVPKIIKPQKVIPCIPCNQLEKGFAIPKAPAPYQSVNKAKAPSDVNLLEQEDMKVEDVSDEDYRGSLNEHAAEVEYDDVEEND from the exons ATGAGAGAACTAAATGAAAAAGCTGAAAAGTTCCAAGTGTATGCGTTAAGAGATAATGTTCAGAAACACATGGATCAACTTCGAAATAAACTTGATTTTATGACAGAAATATGTGGAGAAGCTCGCACGACTGATAATGAGAAAGTAACCAGGCTTGAATTGCCGTGTATATCATGTAACACTCCTGCAAGAGGAGCCATGGGTGAACCAAATTTTCTGGGACCTCGGCCGCCTACGCTTGGGAGTGACAAAGATGATTGTGCATCATTTTTAGAAAAAGGTAAAGAAGGAAAAAAAGTTGAAGAAGAAAAGGAAAAGGAGGGTGGCGCTGGGGATCAAGTTCGTAAAGTTTGCTACAAATTTGAACCAATTCCTCATCAAATACATCCAAG AGCGCGTATATGTGCCAAGATATGCGGCGGACCTGCTCCTAAGTTAGACGTAGATGAGTCTGAAGATATATCCTCTACCATCACCGTACAAGCAATACGTAAAGATAAAGGACCTGTACCTAAG ATAATAAAACCGCAGAAAGTAATACCTTGTATACCGTGCAATCAACTCGAAAAGGGATTTGCAATTCCTAAAGCACCAGCACCTTATCAATCCGTTAACAAAGCCAAAGCACCTTCAGATGTAAATCTACTAGAACAAGAAGATATGAAAGTTGAAGATG TATCAGATGAAGACTATAGAGGAAGTTTGAATGAACATGCGGCTGAAGTCGAGTATGATGATGTTGAAGAGAATGATTGA